One genomic segment of Rivularia sp. PCC 7116 includes these proteins:
- a CDS encoding helix-hairpin-helix domain-containing protein: protein MQRPRVSELTTITGSFAGIQPGQTLQLNGFWREHPQYGLQFQVTNYKETKPATITGIEKYLGSGLIKGVGPVTAKRIVACFGTETLDIIDNQIERLQEVNGIAKKRIAMIQKAWKEQRAIKEVMVFLQSHGVSTTYAVKIYKNYGDLAINKVNENPYQLATDIYGIGFLTADKIARNLGVPPDSEFRYKAGIIHVLSEAADSGHCYLPQPELIQQLCEKLKTDEHQPQEDALTKVICDMSLSDELVRERDTDKTLLCYKPTFFHTEQNLAQLILSRLHQAINTDIPRVHNWLERFSQSRKVSLSTEQLQAVETAAYSKIMIITGGPGVGKTFCTRTIVSLWKAMGRIIRNS from the coding sequence TTGCAGCGTCCAAGGGTATCGGAATTAACTACAATTACGGGCAGCTTTGCAGGTATTCAGCCCGGACAAACTCTTCAATTAAATGGTTTCTGGCGAGAACATCCGCAATATGGTTTGCAATTTCAAGTTACTAACTATAAAGAAACCAAACCAGCAACAATCACCGGAATCGAAAAGTATTTAGGTAGCGGTTTAATCAAGGGTGTTGGACCTGTAACAGCAAAACGCATCGTCGCTTGTTTTGGTACAGAAACCCTCGATATTATTGATAACCAAATTGAACGGTTGCAAGAAGTGAATGGCATTGCAAAGAAACGTATTGCCATGATTCAGAAAGCTTGGAAGGAGCAACGAGCCATAAAAGAAGTGATGGTATTTCTTCAAAGTCATGGTGTTTCAACAACCTACGCGGTAAAGATTTACAAAAATTACGGTGATTTAGCAATCAATAAAGTTAACGAAAACCCATACCAGCTAGCAACCGATATTTATGGAATTGGGTTTCTTACTGCGGATAAAATTGCTCGTAATTTGGGTGTTCCTCCAGATTCGGAATTTCGATATAAAGCTGGTATTATTCACGTTTTAAGCGAAGCAGCAGATTCGGGACATTGTTATTTACCCCAGCCGGAATTAATACAACAGCTTTGTGAAAAGTTAAAAACTGACGAACATCAACCACAAGAAGATGCTCTAACAAAAGTTATCTGCGATATGTCCCTCAGTGATGAACTAGTTAGAGAAAGAGATACTGATAAAACATTACTTTGCTACAAACCAACCTTCTTCCATACCGAACAAAACCTAGCTCAACTGATACTTTCTCGGTTGCATCAAGCAATAAATACAGACATACCCCGCGTCCATAATTGGTTGGAGCGTTTTAGCCAAAGCCGCAAAGTTTCATTATCAACGGAGCAGCTACAAGCAGTTGAAACGGCAGCTTACTCAAAAATCATGATTATTACAGGTGGTCC
- a CDS encoding TIGR03985 family CRISPR-associated protein, whose translation MKREVFNYPPSVEVLKILTAGSLKQNLAKAVRIWVILRSIYGDESDEVKLELKEEFSFLEWRDLFFIDAKKYHQRDCIPNLHYVNQLNQNFIKEECRCAIKLKQWLFESSLRIDENHWCQSLKKYYSFEGDELNNLLQGGIAKNKSQHIQSEVKSLTVNKKFSKSLPEGRLFAVTGRNLKDNDFQSLVNLGWLNIKKYSGKVIYTKVNRFPEVFLSSLKNKEITSEQFTNHELSAFNNSLSQPINGIQRFFIHAEYIVHSSLNEHIELLQQKIKSLWKRDKVPLVKLNYRSAKLYQETIDCIVYPVCIYYYKRAPYLFAYGQIPQSNRKNPWSKIDWYDYRLDKIINLDELNKLDSNADNLDIPKHFLDKCYGKYPPNPDEIKDKMSAVWGFDIHKPQALLILRFDQYFYGNYIEGTERDDMFHKITRKQVEKLIKSYTPKASLEQKQLISTVQSRSEYDIYCKIDYRVDDNNIVMRLRAWCPNVEVIFPLDLRDRMRREMQEAYFMHR comes from the coding sequence ATGAAGAGAGAAGTTTTTAACTATCCTCCTAGTGTTGAAGTTCTCAAGATATTAACAGCAGGTTCTCTAAAGCAAAATTTAGCAAAAGCAGTCAGAATATGGGTTATTTTACGGTCAATTTATGGAGACGAAAGCGATGAAGTAAAATTAGAATTGAAAGAAGAGTTTAGTTTTTTGGAATGGCGCGATTTATTTTTCATTGATGCTAAAAAATATCATCAACGCGATTGCATACCAAATTTACATTATGTAAATCAGTTAAATCAAAATTTTATCAAAGAAGAATGTCGATGTGCTATCAAACTAAAACAATGGTTGTTTGAATCAAGTTTAAGAATTGATGAAAACCACTGGTGTCAATCGCTAAAAAAATATTATTCCTTTGAAGGTGATGAACTAAATAATCTGCTTCAAGGTGGAATAGCGAAAAATAAATCTCAACACATACAATCAGAAGTAAAATCGTTAACTGTTAATAAAAAATTTTCCAAATCCTTACCAGAAGGACGTTTGTTTGCAGTTACTGGTCGTAATTTAAAAGACAACGATTTTCAATCTTTAGTAAATTTAGGTTGGTTAAATATCAAAAAATATAGTGGCAAAGTTATATATACAAAAGTAAATCGGTTCCCGGAAGTTTTCTTAAGTTCTCTGAAGAACAAAGAAATTACCTCAGAACAATTCACAAATCATGAATTATCAGCTTTTAATAATTCTCTTTCACAACCTATTAACGGTATACAAAGATTTTTTATTCATGCAGAATATATAGTTCATTCAAGTTTAAACGAACATATAGAGCTATTGCAGCAGAAAATAAAAAGTCTTTGGAAAAGGGACAAAGTACCATTAGTTAAATTAAACTATCGTAGCGCTAAACTATATCAAGAAACAATTGATTGTATTGTTTATCCAGTCTGTATTTATTACTATAAACGCGCACCTTATTTATTTGCTTATGGTCAAATTCCTCAGTCAAACAGGAAGAATCCTTGGAGTAAAATAGATTGGTATGACTATCGACTTGATAAAATTATTAATTTAGATGAATTAAATAAATTAGATTCTAATGCAGATAACCTTGATATACCCAAACACTTTTTAGATAAATGTTACGGTAAATATCCACCAAATCCAGATGAAATTAAAGATAAAATGTCAGCAGTTTGGGGATTTGATATTCATAAACCCCAAGCATTATTAATACTAAGATTTGACCAATATTTTTACGGTAATTATATCGAAGGAACAGAAAGAGATGATATGTTTCATAAAATTACCCGTAAACAGGTAGAAAAACTGATTAAATCTTACACACCAAAAGCATCTTTAGAACAGAAACAATTGATTTCTACAGTACAATCTCGTTCCGAATACGATATTTATTGCAAAATTGATTATCGAGTTGACGACAATAATATTGTCATGCGTTTACGAGCTTGGTGTCCAAATGTTGAAGTGATTTTTCCTTTGGATTTAAGAGACAGAATGAGAAGAGAAATGCAAGAAGCATATTTTATGCATAGGTAA
- a CDS encoding HD domain-containing protein: MNLNTTQKYFLTNRFEQALVYASRLHRKQIRKGSNIPYISHLLSVTALVLEDGGDEDEAIAALLHDAVEDQGGQATREVIFDMFGLKVAEIVDGCSDTNTIPKPPWLQRKQQYIDNLRGASASIRKVSLADKLHNARSILRDLSSNGESTWGKFKGGKEGTLWYYQTLLQLFLETNADSWMVQEFKRIVEQFSVNS, encoded by the coding sequence ATGAATTTAAACACAACACAAAAATACTTTTTAACAAATCGTTTTGAACAAGCTTTAGTTTACGCTTCAAGATTACATCGCAAACAAATAAGGAAGGGAAGCAATATTCCGTATATTAGTCATCTTTTAAGCGTTACTGCATTGGTGTTAGAAGATGGTGGTGATGAAGATGAAGCTATTGCTGCATTATTACATGATGCAGTAGAAGACCAAGGAGGACAAGCAACTCGTGAAGTAATTTTTGATATGTTTGGATTAAAAGTTGCGGAAATAGTTGATGGTTGCAGCGATACGAATACTATACCAAAGCCTCCTTGGTTGCAGCGCAAACAGCAATATATTGATAATTTGCGCGGTGCTTCTGCTTCTATTCGTAAGGTATCGCTAGCTGACAAATTGCATAACGCTCGCAGTATTTTGAGAGATTTATCTAGCAATGGTGAATCTACTTGGGGAAAATTTAAAGGTGGTAAAGAAGGAACATTATGGTACTACCAGACTTTATTGCAATTATTTCTGGAAACTAATGCTGATTCATGGATGGTACAAGAATTCAAGCGAATTGTCGAACAGTTTTCAGTGAACAGTTAA
- a CDS encoding reverse transcriptase domain-containing protein — MISSQFIDINNFQRAWEKVADKRGCAGVDGETISSFASNQTVNVYQLMNSVADGSYQPFPCKQVIIPKRNGSQRELKIPTIRDRIVQQALLNVISPLMEEKFSPVSFAYRPNLSYINAVEKIADWRDMGYVWVLDADIVKFFDNIDHHRLLQQVRLHIDHPGILCLIKAWISVGVETREGLILPQKGIPQGAVISPILANIYLHEFDEIISASDLEIVRYADDFLVLSTSQERIAIAKSQVIDLLDSLGLEINTDKTQITSFERGFRFLGHGFLSDAIFPVDTNKAKLKSGIETNREKTRTRKTSKKKLYHNPYRNKKVV, encoded by the coding sequence ATGATTTCCAGTCAATTTATCGATATTAATAATTTTCAACGTGCTTGGGAAAAGGTTGCTGATAAACGCGGTTGCGCGGGTGTTGATGGTGAAACTATTAGTAGTTTTGCTAGCAATCAAACGGTTAATGTTTATCAGTTAATGAACTCTGTTGCTGATGGTAGCTATCAACCTTTTCCTTGCAAGCAGGTAATTATTCCCAAAAGAAACGGTTCTCAAAGAGAGTTAAAAATTCCTACAATTCGAGACAGAATTGTTCAGCAAGCTCTATTAAATGTAATTAGTCCGTTAATGGAAGAGAAATTTTCACCTGTAAGTTTTGCTTATCGTCCTAATTTATCTTATATCAATGCGGTAGAAAAAATAGCTGACTGGCGAGACATGGGTTATGTCTGGGTTTTGGATGCTGATATCGTCAAGTTTTTTGATAATATTGACCATCATCGCTTATTACAACAGGTAAGATTACATATTGACCATCCAGGTATTTTATGTTTAATTAAAGCTTGGATTTCGGTTGGTGTGGAAACTAGAGAAGGGCTAATCTTACCTCAAAAGGGTATTCCTCAAGGTGCGGTTATTTCTCCAATTTTGGCAAATATTTATCTCCATGAATTTGATGAAATTATTAGCGCTAGTGATTTAGAAATTGTGCGTTATGCTGATGATTTTTTGGTTTTATCAACTAGTCAAGAACGAATCGCGATCGCAAAATCGCAAGTGATTGATTTATTGGATTCGCTGGGGTTAGAAATAAATACTGATAAAACCCAAATTACTAGCTTTGAACGCGGTTTTCGTTTTTTAGGTCATGGTTTCTTATCAGATGCTATTTTCCCTGTAGATACAAATAAAGCCAAGTTGAAGTCAGGGATTGAAACTAATCGCGAGAAAACGAGAACTAGAAAAACTAGTAAAAAAAAACTTTATCACAACCCATATCGGAACAAGAAAGTAGTTTAG
- the cas1 gene encoding CRISPR-associated endonuclease Cas1, producing MGYENIRYLHKPYFAETITEKPPQTEEDDSPFQKNIWNAEMAAIYLIEQGTNIYKDYQRFIIHVSEKPKLEVPIRDVQQIIVFGNIQLSTPVIQACLKEQIPVVFLSQTGTYHGHLWSEKSIHLDNQLVQAERRNDDLFRFSVSRAVVLGKLLNSKQLLMRFNRRRKIGKVEEAIYGINQDIDALNYVDNLDTLRGYEGIAAARYFPAFGNLITNPKFSFSQRFRQPPTDEINSLLSFGYTLLFNNVLSFIITEGLSPYIGHFHYGDKQKTYLAFDLMEEFRSPIVDSLVLKIINKSLFKPQDFDVVASTGGVYLSQTSRRVFLKQFENRMNEEISHPDLISQVTYRHAIQLQVRRYKRCLLSDNIYESFLRAD from the coding sequence TTGGGTTATGAAAATATACGTTATCTACATAAACCATATTTTGCTGAAACAATCACAGAAAAACCTCCGCAAACAGAAGAGGATGATAGTCCTTTTCAAAAAAATATTTGGAATGCAGAAATGGCAGCTATTTACCTAATTGAACAAGGAACCAATATATATAAGGATTATCAACGGTTTATTATTCATGTCTCAGAAAAACCGAAGCTTGAAGTTCCAATTCGGGATGTACAGCAAATTATAGTATTCGGTAACATTCAACTTTCAACTCCAGTAATTCAAGCTTGTTTAAAAGAACAAATTCCGGTGGTATTTCTCAGTCAAACTGGTACTTATCACGGTCACTTATGGAGCGAAAAATCTATTCATCTGGATAATCAATTAGTACAAGCAGAAAGACGTAATGATGATTTGTTTCGATTTAGCGTATCAAGAGCGGTTGTTTTAGGTAAATTATTGAATTCCAAACAGTTATTGATGCGATTTAATCGCAGACGCAAAATAGGAAAAGTAGAAGAAGCTATTTATGGAATTAATCAAGATATTGATGCTTTAAATTATGTTGATAATTTGGATACTTTGCGCGGTTATGAAGGAATTGCTGCTGCTAGATATTTTCCAGCTTTTGGGAATTTAATTACTAATCCTAAATTTAGTTTTTCCCAGCGATTTCGGCAACCTCCCACCGATGAGATAAATTCATTATTGAGTTTTGGCTATACGCTTTTATTTAATAATGTACTCAGCTTTATTATTACCGAAGGACTTTCACCATATATCGGTCATTTTCACTATGGAGATAAACAAAAAACATATTTAGCTTTTGATTTAATGGAAGAATTTCGCTCTCCGATAGTTGATAGCTTGGTCTTAAAAATTATCAATAAATCTTTATTTAAACCACAGGATTTCGATGTGGTAGCGAGTACTGGAGGAGTATACTTAAGTCAAACTTCTAGAAGAGTTTTTCTGAAACAGTTTGAAAATCGCATGAATGAAGAAATTTCTCATCCAGATTTAATTTCTCAAGTCACATATAGACACGCAATTCAATTACAAGTTAGGAGATATAAGCGCTGTTTATTATCTGATAATATTTATGAATCCTTTTTAAGAGCAGATTAG
- the cas2 gene encoding CRISPR-associated endonuclease Cas2 — protein MLVVVVYDIPNDKRRTKLSNFLEGYGQRVQFSVFECFLNLDEMRQLFEKSKKIVKPSEDNVRFYWISEDAVSRVLTIGSEHPNAPPNYYVI, from the coding sequence ATGTTAGTGGTTGTTGTATACGATATTCCTAATGATAAAAGACGTACTAAGTTATCCAACTTTTTAGAAGGTTATGGGCAAAGAGTACAATTTTCTGTATTTGAATGCTTTCTGAATTTGGATGAGATGCGACAACTTTTTGAGAAATCAAAAAAAATCGTTAAACCATCCGAAGACAACGTGCGATTTTATTGGATTTCTGAGGATGCCGTTTCCAGAGTCCTTACTATTGGTAGCGAACATCCTAACGCGCCGCCAAACTACTATGTAATATAG